A window of Mangifera indica cultivar Alphonso chromosome 13, CATAS_Mindica_2.1, whole genome shotgun sequence contains these coding sequences:
- the LOC123193828 gene encoding bifunctional dethiobiotin synthetase/7,8-diamino-pelargonic acid aminotransferase, mitochondrial-like isoform X5 encodes MLPLFFRRHRNSLRLIFCRHSHRYSTWKPLHLPLSHPIFQIWSANTSLGKTLVSAGLSSSFLLSSSSNKKFLYLKPIQTGFPSDSDSRFVFTKLSAISRRRNFPCNLLLSDAVLKSSPSAAKSVLSEKFEVHEEKSRPGMCDLNCRVESKILSDENGKDVTCELDCKTLFAWEEAVSPHLAAERESGVVGDYEVVELMGKCLREGLESEKRERMDVLCVVETAGGVASPGPSGSLQCDLYRPFRLPGILVGDGRLGGISGTISAYESLKLRGYDIVAIVFEDHGLINEVPLTSYLRNRVPVLVLPPIPNDPSNDLMEWFDESHDVFNSLKDIMLSAYSERLCRLNESAKQAGEFFWWPFTQHKLVPEETVTVIDSRCGENFSVHKVCDNEFITQQFDACASWWTQGPDAILQTEIARDMGYTAARFGHVMFPENVYEPALECAKLLLQGVGKGWASRTFFSDNGSTAIEIALKMAFRKFSSDHGILLDFLNNNRDEKSVELKVLALKGSYHGDTLGAMEAQAPSPYTGFLQQPWYVGRGLFLDPPTVFMANSVWNISLPGWFNSETEELGHTTFSSRDDIFNKHRDKSDLAGIYSLYISKKLSQNSGLKGFDHIGALIIEPVIHAAGGMHMVDPLFQRVLVNECQNRKIPVIFDEVCCGFWRLGVETTVDLLGCVPDIACFAKLLTGGVIPLAATLASKDVFDSFVGDSKLKALLHGHSYSAHAMGCAAAAKAIKWFKDPQTNPNIISEGRLLKERKRGSNFNWSHIKPAGGRTNYGIQYWYNRSHLILLSEEWL; translated from the exons ATGCTTCCGCTATTCTTCCGCCGCCACCGCAATTCCCTCCGCCTCATTTTCTGCCGCCACAGCCATCGCTACTCAACCTGGAAACCGCTTCATCTCCCGCTTTCTCATCCAATTTTTCAAATCTGGTCCGCTAACACCTCTCTCGGAAAAACCCTAGTTTCCGCGGGCCTTTCCTCTTCGTTTCTCCTGTCTTCGTCCTCCAATAAGAAGTTCCTCTATCTCAAGCCTATACAGACTGGCTTTCCTTCCGACTCCGACTCTCGCTTTGTCTTCACGAAGCTTTCCGCAATCTCTCGCCGCCGTAACTTCCCTTGCAATCTCTTACTCTCCGATGCCGTACTCAAGTCCTCTCCCTCTGCGGCAAAGTCTGTGCTTTCTGAGAAATTTGAGGTTCACGAGGAGAAAAGTAGGCCAGGAATGTGTGATTTGAATTGTCGCGTAGAGAGTAAGATATTGAGTGATGAGAATGGAAAAGATGTGACTTGTGAGTTGGATTGTAAGACCCTGTTTGCGTGGGAGGAGGCGGTTTCGCCGCATTTGGCGGCGGAGAGGGAGAGTGGAGTGGTGGGGGATTATGAAGTGGTTGAACTGATGGGGAAATGTTTAAGAGAAGGGTTGGAGAgtgagaagagagaaagaatggaTGTTTTATGTGTGGTTGAAACTGCCGGTGGGGTTGCCAGCCCGGGGCCTTCGGGATCTCTGCAGTGTGACTTGTATAG GCCTTTCCGTTTACCTGGTATTCTTGTTGGTGATGGGCGGCTAGGTGGTATTTCTGGAACCATTTCCGCCTATGAGAGTTTGAAGCTTCGAGGTTATGATATTGTTGCTATTGTTTTTGAAGATCACGGACTCATTAACGAGGTGCCACTAACATCATATTTGCGGAATAG gGTTCCTGTGCTTGTGCTGCCTCCTATTCCAAATGATCCGTCAAATGACCTGATGGAATGGTTTGATGAATCTCATGATGTCTTTAATTCTTTGAAGGACATAATGCTATCAGCTTATTCAGAAAGATTATGTCGATTGAATGAATCTGCAAAGCAGGCAGGGGAGTTTTTTTGGTGGCCGTTTACGCAGCACAAATTGGTTCCAGAAGAAACTGTTACAGTAATTGACTCACGTTGTGGAGAGAACTTTTCAGTTCACAAG GTTTGTGATAATGAATTCATTACTCAACAATTTGATGCCTGTGCTAGTTGGTGGACTCAAGGACCAGATGCTATCTTACAG ACTGAGATTGCAAGAGATATGGGATATACTGCTGCCAGATTTGGGCATGTAATGTTCCCTGAGAATGTTTATGAGCCAGCCTTAGAATGTGCTAAACTTTTGCTTCAAGGTGTGGGAAAAG GCTGGGCTTCTCGAACATTTTTCTCTGATAATGGATCTACAGCAATTGAGATTGCTCTCAAGATGGCATTTCGGAAGTTTTCTTCTGATCATGGAATTCTTCTAGATTTCCTCAATAATAACAGGGATGAAAAATCTGTTGAGCTCAAG GTCCTTGCACTTAAAGGATCTTATCATGGTGATACTTTGGGTGCCATGGAGGCACAAGCGCCATCTCCTTATACAGGGTTTCTCCAGCAACCATG GTATGTTGGAAGAGGCCTATTTCTAGACCCTCCTACAGTTTTCATGGCCAACAGCGTATGGAATATTTCCTTACCTGGATGGTTTAATTCTGAAACTGAAGAACTTGGACATACAA CCTTCAGTTCTCGTGATGATATTTTCAATAAGCACAGGGATAAGTCAGACCTTGCTGGGATCTATTCATTAtacatatcaaaaaaattatcacaaaattCAGGATTAAAAGGATTTGACCACATTGGAGCTTTAATTATTGAACCAG TTATCCATGCGGCTGGAGGAATGCATATGGTTGATCCGCTATTTCAAAGGGTACTTGTCAATGAATGTCAAAATCGTAAAATTCCAGTTATATTCGATGAAGTTTGTTGTGGGTTCTGGCGATTAGGAGTAGAG ACTACAGTTGATCTCCTTGGATGTGTACCAGATATTGCTTGTTTTGCAAAGCTATTGACTGGTGGTGTCATACCTTTGGCAGCTACATTGGCCTCGAAGGATGTTTTTGATTCATTTGTTGGGGACTCAAAG CTGAAAGCCCTTTTGCATGGGCACTCATATTCTGCACATGCCATGGGATGCGCAGCAGCTGCTAAAGCCATTAAATGGTTTAAAGATCCTCAAACAAACCCTAACATCATTTCTGAAGGAAGGTTACTTAAAGAA AGGAAGCGTGGTTCTAATTTTAATTGGTCACACATCAAACCTGCTGGAGGTAGAACTAA CTATGGGATCCAGTACTGGTACAACAGATCTCATCTCATCCTGCTGTCCGAAGAGTGGTTGTGA
- the LOC123193828 gene encoding bifunctional dethiobiotin synthetase/7,8-diamino-pelargonic acid aminotransferase, mitochondrial-like isoform X3 — translation MLPLFFRRHRNSLRLIFCRHSHRYSTWKPLHLPLSHPIFQIWSANTSLGKTLVSAGLSSSFLLSSSSNKKFLYLKPIQTGFPSDSDSRFVFTKLSAISRRRNFPCNLLLSDAVLKSSPSAAKSVLSEKFEVHEEKSRPGMCDLNCRVESKILSDENGKDVTCELDCKTLFAWEEAVSPHLAAERESGVVGDYEVVELMGKCLREGLESEKRERMDVLCVVETAGGVASPGPSGSLQCDLYRPFRLPGILVGDGRLGGISGTISAYESLKLRGYDIVAIVFEDHGLINEVPLTSYLRNRVPVLVLPPIPNDPSNDLMEWFDESHDVFNSLKDIMLSAYSERLCRLNESAKQAGEFFWWPFTQHKLVPEETVTVIDSRCGENFSVHKVCDNEFITQQFDACASWWTQGPDAILQTEIARDMGYTAARFGHVMFPENVYEPALECAKLLLQGVGKGWASRTFFSDNGSTAIEIALKMAFRKFSSDHGILLDFLNNNRDEKSVELKVLALKGSYHGDTLGAMEAQAPSPYTGFLQQPWYVGRGLFLDPPTVFMANSVWNISLPGWFNSETEELGHTTFSSRDDIFNKHRDKSDLAGIYSLYISKKLSQNSGLKGFDHIGALIIEPVIHAAGGMHMVDPLFQRVLVNECQNRKIPVIFDEVCCGFWRLGVETTVDLLGCVPDIACFAKLLTGGVIPLAATLASKDVFDSFVGDSKLWDPVLVQQISSHPAVRRVVVIGTIFALELAAEGSNAGYGSLYATSLLRKLRKDGVYMRPLGNVIYLMCGPCTSPEVCQQLLIKLHRRLEDFNKAEAKLVSC, via the exons ATGCTTCCGCTATTCTTCCGCCGCCACCGCAATTCCCTCCGCCTCATTTTCTGCCGCCACAGCCATCGCTACTCAACCTGGAAACCGCTTCATCTCCCGCTTTCTCATCCAATTTTTCAAATCTGGTCCGCTAACACCTCTCTCGGAAAAACCCTAGTTTCCGCGGGCCTTTCCTCTTCGTTTCTCCTGTCTTCGTCCTCCAATAAGAAGTTCCTCTATCTCAAGCCTATACAGACTGGCTTTCCTTCCGACTCCGACTCTCGCTTTGTCTTCACGAAGCTTTCCGCAATCTCTCGCCGCCGTAACTTCCCTTGCAATCTCTTACTCTCCGATGCCGTACTCAAGTCCTCTCCCTCTGCGGCAAAGTCTGTGCTTTCTGAGAAATTTGAGGTTCACGAGGAGAAAAGTAGGCCAGGAATGTGTGATTTGAATTGTCGCGTAGAGAGTAAGATATTGAGTGATGAGAATGGAAAAGATGTGACTTGTGAGTTGGATTGTAAGACCCTGTTTGCGTGGGAGGAGGCGGTTTCGCCGCATTTGGCGGCGGAGAGGGAGAGTGGAGTGGTGGGGGATTATGAAGTGGTTGAACTGATGGGGAAATGTTTAAGAGAAGGGTTGGAGAgtgagaagagagaaagaatggaTGTTTTATGTGTGGTTGAAACTGCCGGTGGGGTTGCCAGCCCGGGGCCTTCGGGATCTCTGCAGTGTGACTTGTATAG GCCTTTCCGTTTACCTGGTATTCTTGTTGGTGATGGGCGGCTAGGTGGTATTTCTGGAACCATTTCCGCCTATGAGAGTTTGAAGCTTCGAGGTTATGATATTGTTGCTATTGTTTTTGAAGATCACGGACTCATTAACGAGGTGCCACTAACATCATATTTGCGGAATAG gGTTCCTGTGCTTGTGCTGCCTCCTATTCCAAATGATCCGTCAAATGACCTGATGGAATGGTTTGATGAATCTCATGATGTCTTTAATTCTTTGAAGGACATAATGCTATCAGCTTATTCAGAAAGATTATGTCGATTGAATGAATCTGCAAAGCAGGCAGGGGAGTTTTTTTGGTGGCCGTTTACGCAGCACAAATTGGTTCCAGAAGAAACTGTTACAGTAATTGACTCACGTTGTGGAGAGAACTTTTCAGTTCACAAG GTTTGTGATAATGAATTCATTACTCAACAATTTGATGCCTGTGCTAGTTGGTGGACTCAAGGACCAGATGCTATCTTACAG ACTGAGATTGCAAGAGATATGGGATATACTGCTGCCAGATTTGGGCATGTAATGTTCCCTGAGAATGTTTATGAGCCAGCCTTAGAATGTGCTAAACTTTTGCTTCAAGGTGTGGGAAAAG GCTGGGCTTCTCGAACATTTTTCTCTGATAATGGATCTACAGCAATTGAGATTGCTCTCAAGATGGCATTTCGGAAGTTTTCTTCTGATCATGGAATTCTTCTAGATTTCCTCAATAATAACAGGGATGAAAAATCTGTTGAGCTCAAG GTCCTTGCACTTAAAGGATCTTATCATGGTGATACTTTGGGTGCCATGGAGGCACAAGCGCCATCTCCTTATACAGGGTTTCTCCAGCAACCATG GTATGTTGGAAGAGGCCTATTTCTAGACCCTCCTACAGTTTTCATGGCCAACAGCGTATGGAATATTTCCTTACCTGGATGGTTTAATTCTGAAACTGAAGAACTTGGACATACAA CCTTCAGTTCTCGTGATGATATTTTCAATAAGCACAGGGATAAGTCAGACCTTGCTGGGATCTATTCATTAtacatatcaaaaaaattatcacaaaattCAGGATTAAAAGGATTTGACCACATTGGAGCTTTAATTATTGAACCAG TTATCCATGCGGCTGGAGGAATGCATATGGTTGATCCGCTATTTCAAAGGGTACTTGTCAATGAATGTCAAAATCGTAAAATTCCAGTTATATTCGATGAAGTTTGTTGTGGGTTCTGGCGATTAGGAGTAGAG ACTACAGTTGATCTCCTTGGATGTGTACCAGATATTGCTTGTTTTGCAAAGCTATTGACTGGTGGTGTCATACCTTTGGCAGCTACATTGGCCTCGAAGGATGTTTTTGATTCATTTGTTGGGGACTCAAAG CTATGGGATCCAGTACTGGTACAACAGATCTCATCTCATCCTGCTGTCCGAAGAGTGGTTGTGATAGGGACTATTTTTGCTCTGGAGCTAGCAGCAGAAGGCTCTAATGCTGG GTATGGATCACTATATGCAACTTCCCTTCTGCGGAAGCTCCGGAAAGATGGTGTTTATATGAGACCTCTTGGTAATGTTATATATCTCATGTGTGGTCCCTGCACATCTCCGGAGGTCTGCCAGCAACTACTCATCAAACTACACCGAAGACTTGAAGACTTCAACAAAGCCGAGGCGAAACTGGTATCTTGTTAA
- the LOC123193828 gene encoding bifunctional dethiobiotin synthetase/7,8-diamino-pelargonic acid aminotransferase, mitochondrial-like isoform X2 yields MLPLFFRRHRNSLRLIFCRHSHRYSTWKPLHLPLSHPIFQIWSANTSLGKTLVSAGLSSSFLLSSSSNKKFLYLKPIQTGFPSDSDSRFVFTKLSAISRRRNFPCNLLLSDAVLKSSPSAAKSVLSEKFEVHEEKSRPGMCDLNCRVESKILSDENGKDVTCELDCKTLFAWEEAVSPHLAAERESGVVGDYEVVELMGKCLREGLESEKRERMDVLCVVETAGGVASPGPSGSLQCDLYRPFRLPGILVGDGRLGGISGTISAYESLKLRGYDIVAIVFEDHGLINEVPLTSYLRNRVPVLVLPPIPNDPSNDLMEWFDESHDVFNSLKDIMLSAYSERLCRLNESAKQAGEFFWWPFTQHKLVPEETVTVIDSRCGENFSVHKVCDNEFITQQFDACASWWTQGPDAILQTEIARDMGYTAARFGHVMFPENVYEPALECAKLLLQGVGKGWASRTFFSDNGSTAIEIALKMAFRKFSSDHGILLDFLNNNRDEKSVELKVLALKGSYHGDTLGAMEAQAPSPYTGFLQQPWYVGRGLFLDPPTVFMANSVWNISLPGWFNSETEELGHTTFSSRDDIFNKHRDKSDLAGIYSLYISKKLSQNSGLKGFDHIGALIIEPVIHAAGGMHMVDPLFQRVLVNECQNRKIPVIFDEVCCGFWRLGVETTVDLLGCVPDIACFAKLLTGGVIPLAATLASKDVFDSFVGDSKLKALLHGHSYSAHAMGCAAAAKAIKWFKDPQTNPNIISEGRLLKELWDPVLVQQISSHPAVRRVVVIGTIFALELAAEGSNAGYGSLYATSLLRKLRKDGVYMRPLGNVIYLMCGPCTSPEVCQQLLIKLHRRLEDFNKAEAKLI; encoded by the exons ATGCTTCCGCTATTCTTCCGCCGCCACCGCAATTCCCTCCGCCTCATTTTCTGCCGCCACAGCCATCGCTACTCAACCTGGAAACCGCTTCATCTCCCGCTTTCTCATCCAATTTTTCAAATCTGGTCCGCTAACACCTCTCTCGGAAAAACCCTAGTTTCCGCGGGCCTTTCCTCTTCGTTTCTCCTGTCTTCGTCCTCCAATAAGAAGTTCCTCTATCTCAAGCCTATACAGACTGGCTTTCCTTCCGACTCCGACTCTCGCTTTGTCTTCACGAAGCTTTCCGCAATCTCTCGCCGCCGTAACTTCCCTTGCAATCTCTTACTCTCCGATGCCGTACTCAAGTCCTCTCCCTCTGCGGCAAAGTCTGTGCTTTCTGAGAAATTTGAGGTTCACGAGGAGAAAAGTAGGCCAGGAATGTGTGATTTGAATTGTCGCGTAGAGAGTAAGATATTGAGTGATGAGAATGGAAAAGATGTGACTTGTGAGTTGGATTGTAAGACCCTGTTTGCGTGGGAGGAGGCGGTTTCGCCGCATTTGGCGGCGGAGAGGGAGAGTGGAGTGGTGGGGGATTATGAAGTGGTTGAACTGATGGGGAAATGTTTAAGAGAAGGGTTGGAGAgtgagaagagagaaagaatggaTGTTTTATGTGTGGTTGAAACTGCCGGTGGGGTTGCCAGCCCGGGGCCTTCGGGATCTCTGCAGTGTGACTTGTATAG GCCTTTCCGTTTACCTGGTATTCTTGTTGGTGATGGGCGGCTAGGTGGTATTTCTGGAACCATTTCCGCCTATGAGAGTTTGAAGCTTCGAGGTTATGATATTGTTGCTATTGTTTTTGAAGATCACGGACTCATTAACGAGGTGCCACTAACATCATATTTGCGGAATAG gGTTCCTGTGCTTGTGCTGCCTCCTATTCCAAATGATCCGTCAAATGACCTGATGGAATGGTTTGATGAATCTCATGATGTCTTTAATTCTTTGAAGGACATAATGCTATCAGCTTATTCAGAAAGATTATGTCGATTGAATGAATCTGCAAAGCAGGCAGGGGAGTTTTTTTGGTGGCCGTTTACGCAGCACAAATTGGTTCCAGAAGAAACTGTTACAGTAATTGACTCACGTTGTGGAGAGAACTTTTCAGTTCACAAG GTTTGTGATAATGAATTCATTACTCAACAATTTGATGCCTGTGCTAGTTGGTGGACTCAAGGACCAGATGCTATCTTACAG ACTGAGATTGCAAGAGATATGGGATATACTGCTGCCAGATTTGGGCATGTAATGTTCCCTGAGAATGTTTATGAGCCAGCCTTAGAATGTGCTAAACTTTTGCTTCAAGGTGTGGGAAAAG GCTGGGCTTCTCGAACATTTTTCTCTGATAATGGATCTACAGCAATTGAGATTGCTCTCAAGATGGCATTTCGGAAGTTTTCTTCTGATCATGGAATTCTTCTAGATTTCCTCAATAATAACAGGGATGAAAAATCTGTTGAGCTCAAG GTCCTTGCACTTAAAGGATCTTATCATGGTGATACTTTGGGTGCCATGGAGGCACAAGCGCCATCTCCTTATACAGGGTTTCTCCAGCAACCATG GTATGTTGGAAGAGGCCTATTTCTAGACCCTCCTACAGTTTTCATGGCCAACAGCGTATGGAATATTTCCTTACCTGGATGGTTTAATTCTGAAACTGAAGAACTTGGACATACAA CCTTCAGTTCTCGTGATGATATTTTCAATAAGCACAGGGATAAGTCAGACCTTGCTGGGATCTATTCATTAtacatatcaaaaaaattatcacaaaattCAGGATTAAAAGGATTTGACCACATTGGAGCTTTAATTATTGAACCAG TTATCCATGCGGCTGGAGGAATGCATATGGTTGATCCGCTATTTCAAAGGGTACTTGTCAATGAATGTCAAAATCGTAAAATTCCAGTTATATTCGATGAAGTTTGTTGTGGGTTCTGGCGATTAGGAGTAGAG ACTACAGTTGATCTCCTTGGATGTGTACCAGATATTGCTTGTTTTGCAAAGCTATTGACTGGTGGTGTCATACCTTTGGCAGCTACATTGGCCTCGAAGGATGTTTTTGATTCATTTGTTGGGGACTCAAAG CTGAAAGCCCTTTTGCATGGGCACTCATATTCTGCACATGCCATGGGATGCGCAGCAGCTGCTAAAGCCATTAAATGGTTTAAAGATCCTCAAACAAACCCTAACATCATTTCTGAAGGAAGGTTACTTAAAGAA CTATGGGATCCAGTACTGGTACAACAGATCTCATCTCATCCTGCTGTCCGAAGAGTGGTTGTGATAGGGACTATTTTTGCTCTGGAGCTAGCAGCAGAAGGCTCTAATGCTGG GTATGGATCACTATATGCAACTTCCCTTCTGCGGAAGCTCCGGAAAGATGGTGTTTATATGAGACCTCTTGGTAATGTTATATATCTCATGTGTGGTCCCTGCACATCTCCGGAGGTCTGCCAGCAACTACTCATCAAACTACACCGAAGACTTGAAGACTTCAACAAAGCCGAGGCGAAACTG ATCTGA
- the LOC123193828 gene encoding bifunctional dethiobiotin synthetase/7,8-diamino-pelargonic acid aminotransferase, mitochondrial-like isoform X1, whose product MLPLFFRRHRNSLRLIFCRHSHRYSTWKPLHLPLSHPIFQIWSANTSLGKTLVSAGLSSSFLLSSSSNKKFLYLKPIQTGFPSDSDSRFVFTKLSAISRRRNFPCNLLLSDAVLKSSPSAAKSVLSEKFEVHEEKSRPGMCDLNCRVESKILSDENGKDVTCELDCKTLFAWEEAVSPHLAAERESGVVGDYEVVELMGKCLREGLESEKRERMDVLCVVETAGGVASPGPSGSLQCDLYRPFRLPGILVGDGRLGGISGTISAYESLKLRGYDIVAIVFEDHGLINEVPLTSYLRNRVPVLVLPPIPNDPSNDLMEWFDESHDVFNSLKDIMLSAYSERLCRLNESAKQAGEFFWWPFTQHKLVPEETVTVIDSRCGENFSVHKVCDNEFITQQFDACASWWTQGPDAILQTEIARDMGYTAARFGHVMFPENVYEPALECAKLLLQGVGKGWASRTFFSDNGSTAIEIALKMAFRKFSSDHGILLDFLNNNRDEKSVELKVLALKGSYHGDTLGAMEAQAPSPYTGFLQQPWYVGRGLFLDPPTVFMANSVWNISLPGWFNSETEELGHTTFSSRDDIFNKHRDKSDLAGIYSLYISKKLSQNSGLKGFDHIGALIIEPVIHAAGGMHMVDPLFQRVLVNECQNRKIPVIFDEVCCGFWRLGVETTVDLLGCVPDIACFAKLLTGGVIPLAATLASKDVFDSFVGDSKLKALLHGHSYSAHAMGCAAAAKAIKWFKDPQTNPNIISEGRLLKELWDPVLVQQISSHPAVRRVVVIGTIFALELAAEGSNAGYGSLYATSLLRKLRKDGVYMRPLGNVIYLMCGPCTSPEVCQQLLIKLHRRLEDFNKAEAKLVSC is encoded by the exons ATGCTTCCGCTATTCTTCCGCCGCCACCGCAATTCCCTCCGCCTCATTTTCTGCCGCCACAGCCATCGCTACTCAACCTGGAAACCGCTTCATCTCCCGCTTTCTCATCCAATTTTTCAAATCTGGTCCGCTAACACCTCTCTCGGAAAAACCCTAGTTTCCGCGGGCCTTTCCTCTTCGTTTCTCCTGTCTTCGTCCTCCAATAAGAAGTTCCTCTATCTCAAGCCTATACAGACTGGCTTTCCTTCCGACTCCGACTCTCGCTTTGTCTTCACGAAGCTTTCCGCAATCTCTCGCCGCCGTAACTTCCCTTGCAATCTCTTACTCTCCGATGCCGTACTCAAGTCCTCTCCCTCTGCGGCAAAGTCTGTGCTTTCTGAGAAATTTGAGGTTCACGAGGAGAAAAGTAGGCCAGGAATGTGTGATTTGAATTGTCGCGTAGAGAGTAAGATATTGAGTGATGAGAATGGAAAAGATGTGACTTGTGAGTTGGATTGTAAGACCCTGTTTGCGTGGGAGGAGGCGGTTTCGCCGCATTTGGCGGCGGAGAGGGAGAGTGGAGTGGTGGGGGATTATGAAGTGGTTGAACTGATGGGGAAATGTTTAAGAGAAGGGTTGGAGAgtgagaagagagaaagaatggaTGTTTTATGTGTGGTTGAAACTGCCGGTGGGGTTGCCAGCCCGGGGCCTTCGGGATCTCTGCAGTGTGACTTGTATAG GCCTTTCCGTTTACCTGGTATTCTTGTTGGTGATGGGCGGCTAGGTGGTATTTCTGGAACCATTTCCGCCTATGAGAGTTTGAAGCTTCGAGGTTATGATATTGTTGCTATTGTTTTTGAAGATCACGGACTCATTAACGAGGTGCCACTAACATCATATTTGCGGAATAG gGTTCCTGTGCTTGTGCTGCCTCCTATTCCAAATGATCCGTCAAATGACCTGATGGAATGGTTTGATGAATCTCATGATGTCTTTAATTCTTTGAAGGACATAATGCTATCAGCTTATTCAGAAAGATTATGTCGATTGAATGAATCTGCAAAGCAGGCAGGGGAGTTTTTTTGGTGGCCGTTTACGCAGCACAAATTGGTTCCAGAAGAAACTGTTACAGTAATTGACTCACGTTGTGGAGAGAACTTTTCAGTTCACAAG GTTTGTGATAATGAATTCATTACTCAACAATTTGATGCCTGTGCTAGTTGGTGGACTCAAGGACCAGATGCTATCTTACAG ACTGAGATTGCAAGAGATATGGGATATACTGCTGCCAGATTTGGGCATGTAATGTTCCCTGAGAATGTTTATGAGCCAGCCTTAGAATGTGCTAAACTTTTGCTTCAAGGTGTGGGAAAAG GCTGGGCTTCTCGAACATTTTTCTCTGATAATGGATCTACAGCAATTGAGATTGCTCTCAAGATGGCATTTCGGAAGTTTTCTTCTGATCATGGAATTCTTCTAGATTTCCTCAATAATAACAGGGATGAAAAATCTGTTGAGCTCAAG GTCCTTGCACTTAAAGGATCTTATCATGGTGATACTTTGGGTGCCATGGAGGCACAAGCGCCATCTCCTTATACAGGGTTTCTCCAGCAACCATG GTATGTTGGAAGAGGCCTATTTCTAGACCCTCCTACAGTTTTCATGGCCAACAGCGTATGGAATATTTCCTTACCTGGATGGTTTAATTCTGAAACTGAAGAACTTGGACATACAA CCTTCAGTTCTCGTGATGATATTTTCAATAAGCACAGGGATAAGTCAGACCTTGCTGGGATCTATTCATTAtacatatcaaaaaaattatcacaaaattCAGGATTAAAAGGATTTGACCACATTGGAGCTTTAATTATTGAACCAG TTATCCATGCGGCTGGAGGAATGCATATGGTTGATCCGCTATTTCAAAGGGTACTTGTCAATGAATGTCAAAATCGTAAAATTCCAGTTATATTCGATGAAGTTTGTTGTGGGTTCTGGCGATTAGGAGTAGAG ACTACAGTTGATCTCCTTGGATGTGTACCAGATATTGCTTGTTTTGCAAAGCTATTGACTGGTGGTGTCATACCTTTGGCAGCTACATTGGCCTCGAAGGATGTTTTTGATTCATTTGTTGGGGACTCAAAG CTGAAAGCCCTTTTGCATGGGCACTCATATTCTGCACATGCCATGGGATGCGCAGCAGCTGCTAAAGCCATTAAATGGTTTAAAGATCCTCAAACAAACCCTAACATCATTTCTGAAGGAAGGTTACTTAAAGAA CTATGGGATCCAGTACTGGTACAACAGATCTCATCTCATCCTGCTGTCCGAAGAGTGGTTGTGATAGGGACTATTTTTGCTCTGGAGCTAGCAGCAGAAGGCTCTAATGCTGG GTATGGATCACTATATGCAACTTCCCTTCTGCGGAAGCTCCGGAAAGATGGTGTTTATATGAGACCTCTTGGTAATGTTATATATCTCATGTGTGGTCCCTGCACATCTCCGGAGGTCTGCCAGCAACTACTCATCAAACTACACCGAAGACTTGAAGACTTCAACAAAGCCGAGGCGAAACTGGTATCTTGTTAA